In Chloroflexota bacterium, the following proteins share a genomic window:
- a CDS encoding alpha/beta hydrolase, producing MSQALETGYVAVDGGELYYEAVGRGLPLVFIHAGVADLRMWDAQVAHFSPNYRVIRYDTRGFGRSRTEAVSFSNRQDLLAVLDHCKVDQAVLIGNSRGGSISIDSALSFPERVNGLVVLGSGLGGFGSEEIPPELVEPIGKMQAAQEAKDWALLAELEARFWADGPNQPVGRADSAVYEAVRSMTYENLINQPVEAQAQPLEPPAVGRLAEIKVPMLILIGLLDESDCVEAAKYLAEHVANAQYVAFPDVAHMVSLEKPQEFNRVMGEFIERSVL from the coding sequence CTGTTGATGGTGGTGAATTGTATTATGAAGCGGTGGGCCGTGGCTTGCCGTTGGTGTTTATTCACGCTGGGGTGGCCGATTTGCGCATGTGGGATGCCCAAGTTGCCCATTTTTCGCCCAACTATCGCGTCATTCGCTATGATACCCGTGGCTTTGGGCGCTCCAGGACCGAAGCAGTGAGTTTCTCCAATCGCCAAGATCTTTTGGCTGTGCTTGATCATTGCAAGGTTGATCAGGCGGTGTTGATTGGCAACTCTCGTGGTGGCAGCATTTCGATTGATTCAGCCTTAAGTTTTCCCGAACGGGTCAACGGCTTGGTGGTGCTTGGCTCAGGCTTGGGTGGTTTTGGCTCGGAAGAAATTCCCCCCGAATTGGTTGAGCCAATTGGCAAGATGCAAGCAGCGCAAGAAGCCAAAGATTGGGCGTTATTGGCCGAACTAGAGGCGCGTTTTTGGGCTGATGGCCCTAATCAACCAGTAGGCCGCGCCGATTCAGCAGTTTATGAAGCTGTGCGCTCGATGACCTATGAGAACTTGATCAATCAGCCTGTCGAAGCCCAAGCCCAACCTTTGGAGCCACCAGCGGTTGGTCGTTTAGCCGAAATTAAAGTGCCAATGTTGATTTTGATTGGCTTGCTTGATGAATCTGATTGTGTTGAAGCAGCTAAATATTTAGCTGAGCATGTTGCTAACGCTCAATATGTGGCCTTCCCCGATGTGGCGCATATGGTCAGCTTGGAAAAACCGCAAGAATTTAATCGCGTAATGGGCGAATTTATCGAACGTAGCGTATTGTAA
- a CDS encoding response regulator yields MIDPNFAHVLVVEDRDDTFFVVQDLLIAEIGVRSCVRCRDGRSLITMLDAPTSGLFDLILYDIKRPLRDAFAQLPMLRVHPKLIGTRIIALTANIMPDDVERTRNAGFDGFIGIPVKQDRFPNQIWRILHDEWVWEPR; encoded by the coding sequence ATGATTGACCCAAACTTTGCCCATGTGCTGGTTGTTGAAGACCGTGATGATACTTTTTTCGTGGTGCAAGATCTGCTGATCGCTGAAATTGGGGTTCGCTCGTGCGTGCGCTGCCGCGATGGCCGTTCGTTGATTACTATGCTCGATGCACCAACATCAGGACTATTTGACTTAATTTTGTATGATATTAAGCGACCCTTGCGTGATGCCTTTGCCCAATTACCAATGTTGCGCGTGCATCCAAAATTGATTGGCACACGCATTATAGCCTTAACCGCCAATATCATGCCCGATGACGTAGAACGAACGCGGAATGCTGGCTTCGATGGCTTTATTGGCATTCCAGTCAAACAAGATCGTTTTCCCAACCAAATTTGGCGCATTCTACATGATGAATGGGTTTGGGAACCACGTTAG
- a CDS encoding two-component sensor histidine kinase, with protein sequence MEEHDQIDASLQENLLSFRIDTLTILVYLCLGFGVLWFAMLLTQVTSNAGDYTRSGPPWVLFAVGTGMAFMGLRYNKIRLARSAFFFSIVGTPTISLFLLPGTTPFMSYSLVLAVIIAGILYSPRAPFTVVALVVVIFLMVGMASATNFTNHYGSITQFITTFTPPSVTLLLAALTSWLATRDLVATVEWAMESHRLAERRAERLRVSEARVARTLLELEGAYEMQSRLNSQLQVLNKELEVARTAADEANTLKTRFLANMSHELRTPLNAIINFTQFLGKPRYGDLTARQIELQERVLVNSEHLLGLINDILDLSKIEAGRMELHLELLDLQPIFNGVMATAVGLTKSKGLNLESDVEEEIPPVRGDKVRVRQILLNLLSNAAKFTDSGGITLRAFESDGMVQISVIDTGAGIPAHELPLVFEEFHQVEQAASAQRQQGTGLGLPISRHLVELQGGTMWAESQFGSGSSFSFTLPIAENLTPEVVIFDPQTKQTAL encoded by the coding sequence ATGGAAGAACACGATCAAATCGATGCCAGCCTTCAGGAAAATCTCTTATCGTTTCGGATCGACACCCTCACGATTTTAGTGTATTTGTGCTTGGGTTTTGGCGTGCTTTGGTTCGCCATGCTGCTAACCCAAGTTACCAGCAATGCAGGCGATTATACCCGTAGCGGCCCGCCGTGGGTGCTCTTTGCGGTTGGCACAGGCATGGCTTTTATGGGCCTGCGCTACAACAAAATTCGCTTGGCACGGAGTGCTTTCTTCTTTTCAATTGTCGGCACACCAACGATTAGCCTCTTTTTGCTACCTGGCACAACTCCATTTATGAGCTACTCGCTGGTATTGGCGGTGATTATCGCGGGGATTTTGTATTCGCCTCGCGCTCCATTCACCGTTGTTGCGCTTGTAGTGGTTATCTTCTTAATGGTTGGAATGGCCTCGGCCACCAATTTTACCAATCACTATGGCTCAATTACTCAATTTATCACGACATTTACGCCGCCTTCAGTCACGTTGCTGTTGGCAGCGCTTACCAGTTGGCTAGCAACCCGCGACTTGGTGGCAACCGTCGAATGGGCCATGGAAAGTCATCGTTTGGCTGAACGCCGCGCCGAACGCTTGCGGGTCAGTGAAGCCCGGGTTGCCCGTACCTTGCTTGAGCTTGAGGGCGCTTACGAAATGCAATCACGCTTGAATAGCCAATTACAAGTTCTTAACAAAGAGCTAGAGGTAGCACGGACTGCCGCCGATGAGGCTAATACGTTAAAAACTCGCTTCTTGGCCAATATGTCGCACGAACTGCGCACGCCACTCAATGCGATCATCAACTTTACCCAGTTTTTGGGTAAACCACGCTATGGCGATTTGACCGCCCGCCAAATTGAGCTGCAAGAGCGGGTCTTAGTCAATAGCGAGCATCTGCTTGGTCTGATCAACGATATCCTCGATCTCTCGAAAATCGAAGCCGGACGCATGGAATTGCACCTTGAGCTGCTTGATTTGCAGCCAATTTTCAATGGGGTTATGGCCACAGCGGTTGGATTGACCAAGAGTAAAGGCCTCAACCTCGAATCCGATGTTGAGGAGGAAATTCCGCCTGTGCGTGGCGATAAAGTGCGGGTACGCCAGATTTTGCTCAATTTGCTTTCCAACGCTGCCAAATTTACCGATAGCGGCGGCATTACGCTCCGCGCCTTCGAGAGCGATGGGATGGTACAAATTTCAGTCATCGATACTGGCGCAGGTATTCCAGCTCACGAATTGCCCTTGGTTTTTGAAGAATTTCACCAAGTTGAACAAGCTGCCTCGGCTCAACGCCAACAAGGCACTGGCTTGGGTTTGCCAATTAGCCGACACTTGGTAGAATTACAGGGCGGCACAATGTGGGCCGAAAGTCAATTTGGCAGTGGCTCAAGTTTTAGCTTCACCCTACCAATTGCCGAAAATCTCACGCCCGAAGTCGTTATTTTCGACCCACAAACGAAACAGACAGCGCTATGA
- the trxA gene encoding thioredoxin, producing MAKPLAVSDAEFESAVINSDIPVLVDFWAPWCGPCRSIAPVLEELADEYQGKLLIAKVNTDEDSGNAMKFGVQGIPTLIFFQGGQEVDRIVGAGPKKIYQERIEAILNPATEA from the coding sequence ATGGCCAAGCCATTAGCAGTTAGCGATGCCGAATTCGAATCAGCAGTGATTAATTCCGATATTCCCGTTTTGGTTGATTTTTGGGCACCATGGTGTGGGCCTTGTCGCTCAATCGCCCCTGTGCTCGAAGAGTTGGCTGACGAATACCAAGGCAAATTGTTGATTGCCAAGGTTAACACCGATGAAGATAGTGGCAACGCTATGAAGTTTGGGGTCCAAGGTATCCCAACCTTGATCTTCTTCCAAGGTGGTCAAGAAGTCGATCGGATCGTCGGCGCTGGCCCTAAGAAGATCTATCAAGAACGGATCGAAGCAATTCTTAACCCAGCCACCGAAGCATAA
- a CDS encoding nucleoside monophosphate kinase gives MKPLNLILFGPPGAGKSTQAAYLDKLAAIDSISTGQRLRQTVETGSELGQEVAQVMAEGRLVDDTLMNKLLNEWLLGIPSEVGVLLDGYPRTLSQAQSLDQLMQTISRPLDVVIALTLSDEEAIRRLSGRRICRIKGQLDQILHINDQAALDACRANGGMLIERDDDKPETIKRRLAEYNAKTEPLLQFYGERDLLILIDADGTPDQVSKAIEQALQQRFNGA, from the coding sequence ATGAAACCGCTTAACCTCATTCTTTTTGGCCCCCCAGGCGCGGGGAAATCGACCCAAGCTGCCTATTTGGATAAATTGGCGGCGATTGATTCAATCTCCACCGGCCAACGCTTGCGCCAAACTGTCGAAACTGGCTCTGAATTGGGTCAAGAGGTCGCTCAGGTCATGGCTGAAGGTCGTTTGGTTGACGATACATTAATGAACAAATTGCTGAACGAATGGCTGCTGGGAATTCCTAGCGAGGTTGGTGTGCTGCTCGATGGCTATCCACGCACGCTGAGCCAAGCCCAAAGCCTTGATCAATTGATGCAGACCATTAGCCGCCCGCTTGATGTGGTAATTGCCCTAACCCTCTCTGATGAAGAAGCCATTCGACGCTTAAGTGGCCGCCGCATCTGCCGAATCAAAGGCCAGCTCGACCAAATTTTGCATATCAATGATCAAGCAGCCTTAGATGCTTGTCGCGCTAATGGCGGCATGTTAATTGAGCGCGATGACGACAAGCCGGAAACGATCAAACGTCGTTTAGCTGAATACAATGCCAAAACTGAGCCACTGCTGCAATTCTATGGCGAACGTGATTTGCTGATTTTGATCGATGCTGATGGCACACCTGATCAAGTTTCTAAGGCGATTGAGCAAGCCCTGCAACAACGCTTTAATGGCGCATAG
- the argS gene encoding arginine--tRNA ligase: MDTFARFEQAIRDALLDTTLIPADLIDLVAPKASGVQADLALPCFRAAKLRGINPAQFAQTLANALKFTPESLVLKASALGAYVNFSLNPVTVAQSVLHDISQRKAEYGRSAKGQNQAVVVDYSSPNIAKRMRVDHIRSTMIGQAIVNIYRALGYHVIRMNHWGDYDPQLGISLAAMQHFQHRNGNGESMLASLEQQTQQYHADDQVHDLAQAWASKLTKGEPQAIKLLQQLVDLSLTANQANYRRLGVAFDVQHCESFYAREAQVVIKEALHYQIAQLDGHVAVVKDLLDEQGKALPTLLLNRSDGSSLYITRDIAAIKYREELYQPTKIIYVVKQAQELHFRQAFTISKTLGYTKADLAHVACGMILGPERRSPSGARFSTMIYLEPLLDEACTRAKALIKQKALESKIPFSSTEINEIAEQVGVGAVIYHNLQHDPAHDVVVDWERMLAFDGNSSTYLQYMHARCCSILRDFGRIPQNYDGRVLTHPAEQALLKELARLPQVIVDAAERYAPFVVSDWLYATAKAFAVFYDSCSVLKAETLALRAARGQLVAATAQALRNGLGLLSIAAPERM; the protein is encoded by the coding sequence ATGGACACTTTTGCTCGTTTTGAGCAAGCCATTCGTGATGCATTGCTTGACACCACGTTAATACCTGCCGACTTGATCGATTTAGTTGCCCCCAAAGCCAGCGGCGTGCAGGCAGACCTCGCCCTGCCATGTTTTCGGGCGGCCAAACTGCGCGGAATTAATCCGGCCCAATTTGCTCAGACTCTAGCAAATGCGCTTAAATTTACGCCTGAGAGCCTCGTTTTAAAAGCCTCGGCCTTGGGCGCGTATGTCAACTTTTCGCTCAATCCGGTTACCGTTGCCCAATCGGTGTTGCACGATATTAGCCAACGTAAAGCCGAGTATGGCCGTAGCGCCAAAGGCCAAAACCAAGCGGTCGTGGTCGATTATTCGTCGCCCAATATTGCCAAACGCATGCGCGTCGATCACATTCGCTCAACGATGATTGGCCAAGCGATTGTTAATATTTACCGCGCCTTGGGCTACCACGTGATTCGCATGAACCATTGGGGCGATTACGATCCTCAATTGGGCATTTCGTTGGCAGCCATGCAGCATTTTCAACATCGCAATGGCAATGGCGAAAGCATGCTGGCTTCGTTGGAGCAACAAACCCAACAATATCATGCCGATGATCAAGTGCACGATTTAGCTCAGGCTTGGGCCAGCAAACTGACCAAGGGCGAGCCGCAAGCGATTAAACTTTTACAACAGCTTGTTGATTTGAGTTTAACTGCCAACCAAGCCAATTATCGACGTTTGGGCGTGGCCTTTGATGTGCAACATTGTGAGAGTTTTTATGCTCGCGAAGCCCAAGTGGTCATCAAAGAGGCCTTGCATTATCAAATTGCCCAGCTCGATGGTCATGTGGCGGTCGTCAAAGATTTGCTCGATGAACAGGGCAAAGCCTTACCCACCTTGTTGCTTAATCGCTCGGATGGCAGCAGTTTGTATATTACGCGTGATATTGCCGCGATTAAATATCGCGAGGAGCTATACCAACCAACTAAAATTATTTATGTGGTTAAACAAGCGCAAGAATTGCATTTTCGCCAAGCCTTTACCATCAGCAAAACCCTTGGCTACACCAAAGCTGATCTGGCCCATGTTGCGTGTGGCATGATTCTAGGCCCAGAACGGCGCTCGCCCAGTGGCGCACGATTTAGCACCATGATTTATCTGGAGCCATTGTTGGATGAAGCTTGCACCCGCGCCAAAGCCTTGATCAAACAAAAAGCGCTTGAATCGAAAATTCCCTTTTCGAGCACAGAAATCAATGAAATTGCTGAGCAAGTTGGGGTTGGCGCAGTCATCTATCACAATTTACAGCATGATCCAGCCCACGATGTTGTGGTTGATTGGGAGCGCATGTTGGCCTTTGATGGCAATAGCTCAACCTATTTGCAATACATGCATGCCCGCTGCTGCTCCATTTTGCGCGATTTCGGGCGCATTCCCCAAAACTACGATGGACGGGTGCTGACCCATCCGGCTGAGCAAGCGTTATTGAAAGAGCTAGCCCGCTTGCCGCAGGTAATTGTTGATGCGGCTGAGCGTTATGCGCCGTTCGTGGTTTCCGATTGGCTGTATGCGACGGCCAAAGCTTTTGCGGTGTTCTACGATAGCTGCTCGGTTTTGAAAGCTGAAACTTTAGCGCTGCGAGCCGCACGCGGCCAATTGGTTGCTGCCACTGCTCAAGCCTTGCGCAACGGCTTAGGTCTACTCTCCATCGCCGCCCCCGAGCGGATGTAA
- a CDS encoding LacI family transcriptional regulator: MSSIKDVAKAANVSTATVSRVLANHPHVRQEVRERVLAAVAQLEYRPNLIARNLRSQQSNTLGLIVSDIRNPFFTAVSRAVEDTAYAHGYNVLLCNTDENPEKELLYLQLMGDEQVAGVIFSPTLQTLNRFHELNLSFPTVLIDRSLRSGDVDAVLLDNVSAGYTLAQHLINQGYRRIGAIFGEASTTGRERQRGFEDALHDAGISMQPEYLRFVRPRSEAGHSTTLDLLRLPQPPEAIFTSNSLLTAGALQAIRERRLQLPEQIGLVGFDDTAWASLVQPAITVLAQPTDEIGRSATELVLQRVADPQRPTRKIILQGELIVRESSVEQRVRA; this comes from the coding sequence ATGTCTAGCATCAAAGATGTTGCCAAAGCAGCCAATGTTTCGACGGCGACAGTTTCGCGGGTTTTGGCCAACCATCCACATGTGCGGCAAGAAGTGCGCGAACGGGTGTTAGCGGCGGTGGCTCAGCTCGAATATCGGCCCAATTTGATTGCCCGCAATTTACGTTCGCAGCAATCCAACACCTTGGGCTTGATCGTTTCGGATATTCGTAATCCCTTTTTTACCGCCGTTAGTCGCGCCGTCGAAGATACGGCCTATGCCCATGGCTACAATGTGCTGCTCTGCAACACCGATGAAAATCCTGAAAAAGAATTGCTATATTTGCAACTGATGGGCGATGAGCAAGTAGCTGGGGTAATTTTCTCGCCCACCTTACAAACTCTCAATCGCTTTCATGAATTGAATTTGAGCTTTCCGACGGTATTAATCGACCGTTCGTTGCGCAGTGGCGATGTTGATGCCGTGCTGTTGGATAATGTGAGTGCTGGCTATACCTTGGCTCAACATCTGATCAATCAAGGCTATCGCCGCATCGGGGCGATTTTTGGCGAGGCCAGCACGACTGGGCGCGAACGCCAGCGCGGCTTTGAAGATGCCTTGCACGATGCAGGCATCAGCATGCAGCCCGAATATTTGCGCTTTGTGCGGCCGCGCAGCGAAGCTGGCCATAGCACAACCTTGGATCTCTTGCGTTTGCCGCAACCACCAGAGGCTATTTTTACCAGCAATAGCCTACTGACGGCTGGGGCACTTCAAGCCATTCGCGAACGGCGTTTGCAGCTGCCTGAGCAAATTGGTTTGGTTGGCTTCGATGACACTGCCTGGGCCAGTTTGGTGCAGCCAGCGATCACTGTTCTAGCTCAACCAACCGATGAAATTGGCCGCTCAGCGACTGAATTAGTCTTGCAACGGGTTGCTGACCCACAACGCCCAACCCGCAAAATTATTTTGCAAGGCGAGCTAATTGTGCGCGAATCGAGCGTCGAGCAGCGAGTAAGAGCCTAA
- the ptsP gene encoding phosphoenolpyruvate--protein phosphotransferase, translated as MIELQQRHIQLKSQPANKQAAIQQAGQLLVANGQIEPGYIQSMLQREALSNTYLGNGIAIPHGLPEARDLIRQTGIVVLQVPNGVQWNPGETVHLIVGIAARSDEHIAILRQLTRVLGDKTLVDQLTHTTNPDDLIRALTGAETAPVAPTTPAISVAVASDQPFFETKVLNPTGFHARPATTFVDCAKRFQAEVRMRYGSREANGKSLISILQLGIPHGATIQVTAQGADAAAALRGLQQALAQGLADETAETLPTRAAVDVRWTPKAVEQTINGISAAPGLAIGLLRRYSHSELVIEDRPSDPMVEVNRFELALAAAQAELSTLYDEVQARIGSGKAAIFRVHSEMLSDTSLVQQTVSLLFEKHSAEWAWHQVISGRVAQIEKLDDQVLAGRAVDLSDVGQRVLRQLIGGDHQRPLNAATPVIILADDLTPSDTAAFDPDTILGFGTVRGGPTSHTAILARSLGIPAIVGAGEGLLNLAEEAIAILDGYNGKLYVNPSSADIEAATNLQAELAEQHERAQATRFEPAQTSDGHRIEIAANINRVADASVAAAAGAEGVGLMRTEFLFLERDSAPSEEEQFEAYRDMVQAMAGHSVIIRTLDIGGDKVVPYLDLPKEDNSFLGIRGIRLCLARPELFIPQLRAIYRAAAFGPLKIMFPMIATLEDWYAARDLAEQVRRELDAPQVPLGIMVEVPSAAVLAEQFAQEVDFFSIGTNDLTQYTLAMDRLHPQLASQADGLHPAVLRMIDLTARAANAHNKWVGVCGGIAADARGSLILVGLGVHELSVSVPAIAELKAAIRQHSLADLQALAQRALACRSAAEVHQL; from the coding sequence GTGATCGAGCTACAGCAGCGTCATATCCAACTCAAGAGTCAGCCCGCCAACAAGCAAGCGGCAATTCAACAAGCAGGCCAGCTCCTGGTTGCCAATGGGCAGATCGAGCCTGGCTATATTCAAAGTATGCTCCAACGCGAAGCCCTTTCGAATACGTATCTCGGCAATGGCATCGCAATTCCTCATGGTTTGCCCGAAGCCCGCGATCTGATTCGCCAAACTGGAATCGTGGTGTTGCAAGTGCCCAACGGGGTGCAGTGGAACCCAGGCGAAACTGTGCACTTAATCGTTGGCATCGCCGCTCGCTCCGATGAGCATATTGCAATTTTGCGCCAACTCACCCGCGTGCTTGGCGATAAAACCTTGGTTGATCAACTCACCCATACCACCAATCCCGATGATCTGATTCGCGCATTAACTGGCGCTGAAACGGCTCCCGTAGCCCCTACGACTCCAGCAATCAGTGTAGCGGTTGCTAGCGACCAGCCCTTTTTTGAAACCAAAGTTTTGAATCCAACTGGCTTTCATGCGCGCCCTGCCACAACCTTTGTTGATTGCGCTAAGCGTTTTCAGGCGGAAGTGCGTATGCGTTATGGCTCGCGTGAGGCCAATGGCAAAAGCTTAATCTCTATTTTGCAACTGGGCATTCCCCATGGGGCAACAATTCAGGTCACAGCTCAAGGTGCTGATGCCGCTGCGGCGCTGCGTGGTTTGCAACAGGCACTAGCTCAAGGCTTAGCTGATGAGACGGCGGAAACGCTTCCAACACGCGCGGCGGTCGATGTGCGCTGGACACCCAAGGCCGTCGAGCAGACGATCAACGGCATTAGCGCCGCGCCAGGCTTGGCGATTGGTTTGCTCCGCCGTTATAGCCATAGCGAGTTGGTAATCGAAGATCGGCCAAGTGATCCGATGGTTGAGGTCAATCGCTTCGAGCTGGCATTGGCCGCCGCCCAAGCCGAGCTGTCAACGCTCTACGATGAAGTGCAAGCGCGAATTGGCTCAGGCAAGGCGGCGATTTTCCGCGTGCATAGCGAAATGTTGAGCGATACCAGCCTTGTGCAACAAACCGTTTCGTTGTTATTTGAAAAACATAGCGCCGAATGGGCTTGGCATCAGGTCATTAGCGGGCGCGTGGCCCAAATCGAAAAACTTGACGATCAAGTACTAGCTGGGAGGGCGGTTGATCTGAGTGATGTTGGTCAGCGGGTGTTGCGCCAACTGATCGGCGGCGATCATCAACGGCCTTTGAATGCAGCCACACCGGTAATTATTTTGGCCGACGATTTGACTCCCTCGGATACCGCCGCCTTTGACCCCGACACCATTTTGGGCTTTGGCACGGTGCGCGGCGGCCCAACTTCGCACACCGCAATTTTGGCCCGTTCGCTGGGCATTCCAGCCATCGTTGGGGCTGGCGAAGGCTTGTTGAATTTGGCTGAGGAAGCAATTGCCATTCTCGATGGCTACAATGGCAAATTATATGTCAACCCAAGCAGCGCCGATATTGAGGCCGCCACCAACTTGCAAGCCGAATTAGCCGAACAACACGAGCGTGCTCAAGCTACCCGTTTCGAGCCAGCCCAAACCAGCGATGGCCATCGAATCGAAATTGCCGCCAACATCAATCGCGTCGCCGATGCGAGTGTAGCCGCCGCTGCGGGAGCTGAAGGCGTGGGCTTGATGCGCACCGAATTTCTGTTCCTTGAGCGCGATAGTGCGCCCAGCGAGGAAGAACAATTCGAGGCCTATCGCGATATGGTGCAAGCAATGGCAGGCCATTCGGTGATTATTCGCACATTGGATATTGGCGGCGATAAAGTTGTGCCTTATCTCGATTTGCCCAAAGAAGATAATTCATTCTTAGGCATTCGCGGGATTCGGCTCTGCCTCGCTCGGCCTGAATTATTTATCCCGCAACTAAGGGCAATTTATCGGGCAGCCGCCTTTGGGCCGCTCAAAATTATGTTTCCAATGATTGCCACCTTGGAAGATTGGTACGCCGCCCGCGATTTGGCTGAGCAAGTGCGCCGCGAACTCGACGCGCCTCAAGTGCCACTCGGCATCATGGTCGAAGTGCCATCGGCGGCAGTGCTGGCCGAACAATTTGCCCAAGAAGTTGATTTCTTCTCAATTGGCACTAACGATTTGACCCAATACACCCTAGCAATGGATCGTTTACACCCACAATTAGCTAGCCAAGCTGATGGCCTGCATCCAGCGGTGCTGCGCATGATCGACCTGACCGCCCGCGCCGCCAACGCCCACAACAAATGGGTTGGCGTATGTGGTGGCATTGCCGCCGATGCCCGTGGTTCCTTGATTTTGGTGGGCTTGGGCGTGCATGAACTCAGCGTCAGCGTGCCAGCCATCGCCGAACTCAAAGCCGCCATTCGTCAACATAGCTTGGCCGATTTACAAGCACTCGCGCAACGTGCCTTGGCATGTCGCAGTGCTGCCGAGGTACATCAATTATGA
- the pfkB gene encoding 1-phosphofructokinase, with amino-acid sequence MSIVTLTLNPAIDQTIFINNFQLETVNRAYDLKSHAGGKGVNVASLLAANGHKVVATGFLGDQNTELFDKLFAEKQIDDQFIRIPGQPRVGIKISDQQTQRTTEINLPGLTPTNEQLDAIRATIKRLAADDNQWFILAGNVPPGIPSTIYGQLIEIIRAAGKQVVLDTSGEALRYGLAAAPTIAKPNLAELEQFVGYPLTSEQAAAKAGRELLSHGIKLVVISMGEHGALFLDNAQSLVAIPPRVAVQSTVGAGDAMVSGLVAAQTQGLDLAASARLATAFAAAKITQLGSNLPAAEIVEQIRADVVIRPCNAQLDVLQRGANQLKGVPL; translated from the coding sequence ATGAGTATCGTCACTCTAACCCTCAATCCTGCCATCGATCAAACGATTTTTATCAACAATTTTCAGCTGGAAACCGTCAATCGGGCCTATGATCTCAAGAGCCATGCTGGTGGCAAAGGCGTGAATGTCGCCTCGCTGCTAGCCGCCAACGGCCATAAGGTGGTGGCAACTGGCTTTTTGGGCGACCAAAATACCGAATTATTCGATAAATTGTTTGCCGAAAAACAGATCGACGACCAATTTATTCGCATCCCAGGCCAGCCTCGGGTTGGCATCAAAATTAGCGATCAACAAACCCAACGCACCACAGAAATTAATTTGCCTGGCTTGACCCCAACCAACGAGCAATTGGATGCGATTCGCGCCACGATCAAACGCTTGGCTGCTGACGATAACCAATGGTTTATTTTGGCAGGCAACGTGCCGCCAGGTATTCCCAGCACAATTTATGGCCAATTAATCGAAATTATTCGCGCCGCAGGCAAGCAGGTTGTGTTGGATACCAGCGGCGAGGCCTTGCGCTACGGGCTGGCCGCCGCCCCAACCATCGCCAAGCCCAACCTTGCTGAACTTGAGCAATTTGTGGGCTACCCGCTGACCAGCGAACAAGCCGCCGCCAAAGCAGGCCGCGAATTGCTCAGCCATGGCATCAAACTAGTGGTGATTTCAATGGGCGAACATGGCGCACTCTTTTTGGATAACGCCCAAAGTTTGGTGGCGATTCCGCCTCGCGTGGCGGTTCAAAGCACTGTCGGCGCAGGCGATGCCATGGTTTCAGGCTTGGTTGCTGCCCAAACCCAAGGGCTTGATCTCGCGGCGAGTGCTCGCTTGGCCACGGCTTTTGCTGCCGCCAAAATCACTCAGCTTGGCAGCAACTTACCCGCCGCCGAAATTGTCGAGCAGATTCGCGCCGATGTGGTGATTCGCCCGTGCAATGCGCAACTTGATGTGTTACAACGTGGCGCAAATCAACTTAAAGGTGTTCCACTCTAA